Proteins encoded within one genomic window of Minwuia thermotolerans:
- a CDS encoding AsmA-like C-terminal domain-containing protein produces the protein MSGNGVTTIAGQLKEGETGAAAGENQATRSRWRLGLLIPLYFVGGVFAFAAVLAVLAAWRLSEGPVPIGFLTPYLQESIGGLPEGWRLEVGETAIAWDGAARTVNLTADNVTFVNRDNQRVLQVPEMAFSLWGDALLQGNLRPREVTARGVSLLLTRTEDGGFAMGLTRSTEEGGHPQRPVPQIVAELFGVGAAEEDALRRVRSISLVDSRVRIVDQVRDRVFGLEGHTIRIRSAGDHLTIQASVDLSARDLILPLWIELDYRPEGEQASGLVRFEAVRPPELVTALDAPDWLAGVRFPVSGEARFGYSARKGPEPLTLRLYGGEGEFDLPGHLPAPVPVAAMEIEGAVDIETQAMEIRRLVYDAGAFVARAEGRVRVRDIGPDLDLTISGEEVPGDLIGDYWPLGVAEPVRDWVTGHVRSATAERVVAALDIAAEMWGLDQPPGRAFDIDIAFRDATVTLYPPFDPITQGRGELTVTGDSFELKLESGRLGDLALSDGHVAIESFAANPPVLTTEFVTRGTIAETVASVLHDPIAASVEGGGTLLGVGGTAATRVRLNLPIHAGVSLEDTDFVANANLTGVVADGLLGDLALSAESMALSVDRRGAELAGRVHSGASWLDINWIEHFGVEGGRRELAFSGQVQSALLADQGIDQARRLQGPLGLSGRLAFQGGDSVGGAVEADLSEAALEIGEIGWRKPAGEPGRLGFLHVPGPDGNVAIRNLDFHGGGLDIAGSLMISGAGDLLRADLERARLGGNDLALSLVKAEDGAWRTRIRGASLDLQTLLEADDREGADLTAFEGAAIDIAVDSVRLRQETALESFTGDLRIEQGMPVGRAEGLLNGEAALTFAAGHDGSGWRFDLASANAGLALSAAGLTDAISGGDLSIGGVAAGPDVITGVATVSDFTLRETPGFARLLSLASFTGIAEALSGRGLSFSLAELPFAYREGRVDVRKGRMVGPSIGLTAEGYYAPQTEQIRFVGNLIPAYSISQVLGAIPLLGQILGGDQGLFGVTYVVEGDASDPQVTVNPLSALAPGILRRMFLAPVDPVEATPPPTGSMQSP, from the coding sequence ATGTCGGGGAATGGGGTCACGACGATCGCTGGTCAGTTGAAAGAGGGGGAGACTGGGGCCGCCGCCGGCGAGAATCAAGCCACGCGCTCCCGCTGGCGCCTCGGCCTTCTCATCCCGCTCTACTTCGTCGGCGGCGTATTCGCCTTTGCCGCCGTACTGGCGGTGCTGGCCGCCTGGCGGCTGTCGGAGGGCCCCGTGCCGATCGGCTTTCTGACGCCCTATCTGCAGGAGTCCATCGGCGGGCTGCCCGAGGGCTGGCGGCTGGAGGTGGGAGAAACGGCGATCGCCTGGGATGGCGCCGCGCGCACGGTCAACCTGACGGCCGACAACGTGACATTCGTCAACCGGGACAACCAGCGCGTCCTCCAGGTGCCGGAAATGGCCTTCTCGCTCTGGGGGGATGCGCTGTTGCAGGGCAATCTGCGTCCGCGCGAGGTGACGGCGCGGGGCGTGAGCCTGCTGCTGACCCGCACGGAGGACGGCGGCTTCGCCATGGGATTGACCCGCAGCACCGAAGAGGGCGGGCATCCCCAGCGGCCCGTGCCGCAGATCGTCGCCGAACTGTTCGGCGTCGGCGCGGCGGAGGAGGATGCGCTGCGGCGGGTGCGTTCCATCTCGCTGGTGGACTCCCGGGTGCGCATTGTCGATCAGGTCCGGGACCGCGTCTTCGGACTGGAGGGGCACACGATCCGGATTCGCTCCGCCGGCGATCACCTGACCATCCAGGCCTCGGTCGATCTCAGTGCCCGCGATCTCATCCTGCCGCTCTGGATCGAACTGGACTACCGACCCGAAGGGGAGCAGGCGAGCGGCCTGGTGCGCTTCGAAGCCGTCCGGCCTCCGGAACTGGTGACAGCGCTCGATGCGCCGGACTGGCTGGCGGGCGTCCGCTTTCCCGTCTCGGGGGAGGCCCGGTTCGGCTATTCCGCGCGGAAGGGGCCGGAACCGCTGACGCTAAGGCTCTATGGCGGGGAAGGGGAGTTCGATCTCCCCGGGCATCTGCCTGCGCCGGTCCCGGTCGCCGCCATGGAAATCGAAGGGGCCGTCGACATTGAGACCCAGGCGATGGAGATCCGGCGTCTGGTCTATGACGCCGGCGCGTTCGTCGCCCGCGCCGAGGGAAGGGTGCGCGTGCGCGACATCGGACCGGATCTCGATCTCACGATCTCGGGCGAGGAGGTGCCGGGCGACCTGATCGGGGACTACTGGCCGCTGGGCGTCGCTGAACCGGTGCGCGACTGGGTCACCGGGCATGTGCGGTCCGCGACCGCCGAAAGGGTGGTCGCCGCCCTCGACATCGCCGCCGAGATGTGGGGCCTCGATCAACCGCCCGGCCGGGCATTCGACATCGACATCGCCTTCCGTGACGCCACGGTCACGCTCTATCCGCCCTTCGATCCGATAACGCAGGGCAGGGGCGAACTCACGGTCACCGGCGACAGCTTCGAACTGAAACTCGAATCGGGGCGGCTGGGCGATCTCGCCCTGTCCGACGGGCATGTCGCCATCGAGAGCTTCGCGGCCAACCCGCCGGTTCTGACCACGGAGTTCGTCACCCGCGGTACCATTGCCGAGACCGTCGCCTCCGTGCTGCACGATCCGATCGCGGCCAGCGTGGAAGGCGGCGGAACGTTACTCGGGGTCGGCGGTACGGCGGCGACGCGGGTCCGCCTCAACCTGCCGATCCATGCCGGCGTGTCGCTGGAGGACACGGACTTCGTGGCGAACGCCAATCTGACCGGGGTCGTCGCGGACGGACTGCTCGGCGATCTCGCTCTCAGCGCAGAATCGATGGCGTTGAGCGTCGATCGCCGCGGCGCCGAACTGGCCGGCCGGGTCCATTCCGGGGCGTCATGGCTGGACATCAACTGGATAGAGCACTTCGGGGTCGAAGGCGGGCGTCGCGAGCTCGCCTTTTCCGGTCAGGTGCAGTCGGCGCTGCTGGCCGACCAGGGAATTGACCAGGCCCGGCGGCTCCAGGGCCCGCTGGGTCTGAGCGGGCGGCTGGCGTTCCAGGGCGGCGATTCCGTCGGGGGCGCGGTGGAGGCGGATCTGAGCGAAGCGGCGCTGGAGATCGGCGAGATTGGCTGGCGCAAACCGGCCGGGGAGCCGGGACGGCTCGGCTTCTTACATGTCCCGGGGCCGGATGGGAACGTGGCGATCCGCAATCTCGACTTCCACGGCGGGGGTCTCGACATCGCCGGCAGCCTGATGATTTCGGGTGCGGGCGATCTGTTGCGGGCAGACCTGGAGCGCGCGCGTCTCGGCGGCAACGACCTCGCCCTCTCCCTGGTGAAAGCGGAAGACGGCGCCTGGCGAACCCGGATCAGGGGCGCCAGTCTCGATCTCCAGACGCTTCTGGAGGCCGATGACAGGGAGGGCGCCGACCTGACGGCGTTCGAGGGCGCAGCGATCGACATCGCGGTCGACAGCGTGCGGCTCCGCCAGGAAACCGCGCTTGAGAGCTTCACCGGCGATCTGCGCATCGAGCAGGGCATGCCCGTCGGCCGTGCCGAAGGCCTGCTGAACGGCGAGGCGGCTTTGACCTTCGCCGCTGGCCATGACGGCTCCGGTTGGCGCTTCGACCTGGCGTCGGCCAATGCCGGACTCGCGCTGTCGGCAGCCGGCCTGACCGACGCGATCAGCGGCGGCGACCTGTCGATCGGCGGCGTGGCGGCCGGGCCGGACGTCATCACCGGCGTCGCCACGGTATCCGACTTCACGCTGCGGGAGACACCCGGCTTCGCCCGCCTGCTGAGCCTTGCCTCATTCACCGGCATCGCCGAGGCGCTGTCGGGCCGCGGCCTGTCATTCAGCCTCGCCGAACTGCCGTTCGCCTATCGCGAAGGCCGGGTCGACGTGCGCAAGGGGCGGATGGTCGGTCCGTCGATCGGCCTGACGGCGGAGGGCTACTACGCGCCGCAGACCGAGCAGATCCGCTTCGTCGGCAATCTGATCCCCGCTTATTCGATCTCGCAGGTGCTGGGCGCGATACCGTTGCTGGGCCAGATCCTGGGCGGCGATCAGGGCCTGTTCGGCGTCACCTATGTGGTGGAAGGAGATGCGTCCGACCCGCAGGTCACGGTCAACCCTCTGTCGGCGCTTGCCCCCGGCATCCTGCGCCGGATGTTCCTCGCCCCCGTCGATCCGGTGGAGGCGACGCCTCCGCCCACCGGCTCCATGCAGTCGCCCTAA